The DNA region ACTGCAGGGCGATGCATTTTCTGGATGGCTAGAAACAGAACCCCAACCCACAAGGCCAGTGAGTGGGCAACTGTCatgttgttattctgttattctgaaagaaGAAGCAGGCATTCCCAGGGATTTTGCTGTGAGGCACCAACAATTTCGGTGAGGGGTGGGGACACCATGACGTGGATCTGTAAGGGGAGATGCCGCTGGCAATGGGCCATGTCTATCACCTGAGTCAAAATCAGGAAGAGAGCCATCCAGGGATTCCAGGTCCCCTCCTTGGAGGCTACCCTCTTCCCTCCACTGGCTGAACTCTGTCAGCAATAGCTGGGAAAAATGACTTAGCAGCTGAACTGCAGCTGAAGCACATAATGGCCACTCGgctctctttttcatttttatcaatTGAGGGGTATGGGAGTTCGTCTCCCTGATTGCTGGTGGGGCGGGATTGAAACCTCCTCCAGACAAAACCTCAGTGATGATGGAGAGAGGCATAGTttgaatgcttctgcacatgaagGGCCCAAGAGCCCAGATGGGCACCCTCACCCTGGATCCTAGCTGCAAAGAGTGCCAGGGACAGGGTTCTCCCCAGGCAGGCCAGAAAAGTTGTTTCTGCCCACCCTAAAgcccccagcccagcccagccccagGGCTCTGTCCATCAGCCAGGCAGCGGAGCTGTCCAGCAGGTCAGGAAGCCCTGCCGCCTCCAGGGGAGCTGACCAGTGGATAATGATGGCAATGCTGCTTCCTTCCTGCGTCAAATTCGGGCTGCAAATGGCTCCTTCCCTGATTTCAGAGGATGCCCAGGCAAGCTCATGAGGGTGAGTTTTATCTCCTTGTGCTTTCCAGAGGCTAAATCCCTTCCATAATGGACCTTAATCCCTCAAGGAGCAGGTGCGCTCGGGGGACTTGAATCCAGTAGGTATTGAGAAGATCTCAGAATCAGCTGTCATGGCTGCCAGCCTTCCCTCTCCCTGGTTGTGCTGAGCACGTGCACAGTTGTTTCTTACACCTGCCGATGTTTTTATATTCGTGTTCTGAGATGTGGAAATGCTCCAAGTTCACCCTTCTTGAAACCAGCTCTGCACCTGCCTGTCTTCCTCCCAGAATGGAAGAAACAGCTTTTGGGTTAGGTAGAGAAGTGAGGGTGCTTGGTAACTTGTACATGTGTTGACACCTGAGactgtggggaggggaggggagggggaatgaagGAGGATGGAGATGGAGGTGACCCACGCAAATAGGTAGTAATGTGATGTTGCTctttttatttaacatttaacatggcAGATTTTGTTTTTTGAGGAAGAGGGCAGTTAAGCATTAATTAATGGGAACAAATTTTGTGGGGCAATGAGTTGCATCTTTTTCAAACCAAATCAAAACCTCTTGTCTGAAAACCCTATaaagcaggagtccccaacctcgGGTCACAGTAAGAACAGGACCCATAGCAAACCCTACTGTAAAGGTTACACGCtcctactcccccctccccctccccttccgaTGGAAAATCTGTCTTCCATGAAACTGGTctctggtgccaaaaaggttacgGACCACTGCTATAAAACATAGgtataaagcagtggtgaaattcaatttgttttactgccacttctgtgggcgtagcttggtggggtggcaggggaaggatactgcaaaatttccattccctccccactctggagccagccaggggtggcatttgccggttctctggactactcaaaatttccgctactggtcctccagaacctgctggatttcatccctggtacAGGTCTGTCCTCAAGGTGTTGCACCAGCCAAAGGAAGCATTTGAAGATTGGATCTTTCCAGGGCTGCCTCTCTGCTCCCCCTTTTAAGGACAGTATTAGGAACCAATTCAATAGCAGAGAATGTCGACCCAGGGGGCAGGGCTGGCTGCGGAAGGCATTGCtggagaaaaaaacttcctcctagACCTGGGAAGAAGAACCTGCCAGCCTTTTGGCCAACTTACCCAGCCAGGATGTCCACGGTGACAGTGAAGCCAATGCAGAAGGGTGCCAGTGGACTCTTGGTTTTCTCATTAATGGCCCCCATGCAGACAGCCATCACCAGGAACATGGTCATCACAATCTCCCCCACCACAGCAGCCGGGAGCTGGTGATCTGAGGTGAGTGCCGTGAAAGCTCCTCCTGTGGCATTTTCATACCTCTCCCACATTGTGGTCACCTGAGACAGACATCAAAGAGGGATTATCCCAGACTGCTAAACCTGGATTAAACAAGCATACAGAAACctggttcaatagtagtaactgtgagaaggatcttgaaatcctagtggacaatgatTTAAATAGGAGTCGGCAgtttgcagcagcagccaaaaaagccaacacaatcctgagttgcattaacagagggaaagAATTAAAATAACGTGAAGTATTAgttccactctataaagccttagtaagaccacacttggaaaatggcatcaagttttggtcaccatattataaaaaagatgttgagactctggaaagagtgctgagaagatcaagaaagatgattagagagctggaggctaaaacatatggagaatggttgcaggaattgagtatgtctagttttgtgaaaagaaggactaggagtgacatgcaGTAGTCCAGGATCTGAGGGGAGatcaaaaagaagaagagggagtcaacctattttccaaagcaccagaagacaagacaagaaacaatggatggaaacctagCAAGGAGAAATCTaacctaggagaaatttcctcccAGGGAGAATGagtaaccagtggaatggcttgctttcagaagttgtggatgttccatcactggagacttttaagaagaggctggacagccaattgtctggaatggtagcttgagcaggaagttggactagaagacctccaaggtccttccaactctgttaatatatGAAAAACACGTGGACGTTTGAGGCCTCATCTCATTCACACTGGGGGCTCTTAAGTACTTGAGGTCCTTGAGACTGAGTTCCTGCTTTAGCACTGGACAAAGATTTGGGATATCGCTTGGGCTTTCTCCTTGGCTTCCCATTGAAGGCTTGCAGTCTCAGGTGACCCCAAGCACACTGGAACCAGAGGCAGAGATTGTTCTCCTCCTATGAAGGCTTGGAGAGGAAGGCCTGATCCAGAAGGGCTGCAGCAAGTGATTTCCAGTTGGAGGGATATGaagccacagctggaaaaggaggCAGACATCCCCACCTGTCCAGCCTTCCTTGCCTCGTCTTTGGCAAGTAAGGAGGGTCAGCAGGAAGGACATGCAGCCGAATCCAAGCATCCGCCAAGACAACTACTTTGCCTGCCAGCCATATTATCTTACATTGGTTCTTTTGGGGGTGGCGAGGGTTGCATGGGAGATCTGCCATGGGTCAGACACCTCCTcctaaacagtgtttctcaaccttggcgacttgtaagtcctgtggacctcaacgTCCCAGATTCCCCAAGCCAGCTGAGAGTTGAGTCACAGGACctaagtcaccaaggttgagaaacactgtcctaaatcCTGTGAGACTGGACTGAGTTGCCATAACAAAGATATGAAGCAGCCATGTAAGCAGAGAGGACAAAAAGCCAGAAATGTTATCTAAAAGATTCTTCCAGGagggtaaagaaagaaagaaagaaagaaagaaagaaagagaagaaagaaagaaagaagaaagaaagatggtaaagaaacaaaggaaaaatgtcACTTTAACAAGACAAAGGAAGTTGAGCACCTGGTAACCCCCCtcccacacacgcacacacacaccccaatcccTTCAATAGCTACCCTACATTTATAAGTAAACAAAGCAAGAGTAGCTGCCCGTCTTGTGAGTCACAGGAGGAAGGACTTTGGGGGATAAAAGGGGtactgaagcccccccccccaaccacacTCTTTGAGTCATCTTTGGATCCAGACAGCTTTGTCTCTCTGGCTTGCGCTTGCTAGCCTGGTGGAGGAGGACATGTGTGAATGTGCACGAGTGTGCTTATGTGTGTGAGGAAAAGCAAAAGTAGATTGCAAACAGTAAAATGTTGGTGTTCCTTTAAATTCATCGGGCCTTTGGGtatttcagagaactgattgtgcCTCAGTGTTCATGGAAAGTGATTTCTGTGCGTCCTTGTTTCCTGGCTCTTGACCAGGCTTTTGTGCCTTGTCTGCTCCAGCCGCACCTCTCTGGAATGCCCAGGTAGAAagcaaggaggggggaggggcaagATCTGCAAGCCCCCACAGGCTGTGAGTGAGGGACCTGGGAGCGCATGGAGCACCACCCAACACCTGCCATGGCCTCTGCTCTTCATCTGCAACGGTGTGTGTGAGAAAGGCCTTGGGAGACAGGGCACAACAACCAAGGGGACAAGGAGATAAAAATCGGCTGAGCCCGGAGCAGAAAAGTGGATGTGGGAAACTTCTCAGAAGGGACTCTCCCTAGTTTCTTAGGCCACAAAGGGGTCCGGGGAAAAGATGTATAGAACATTCAGAGTTGCCATTTCTATTAATGTAATCTTACAATAACGTAGAGTTAGCtcacccctccccctttcccttccccccttcccaatCCTCCTCCATACCTTAGCCAGGCCTGCTCCAATCATTCCCCCGCACAACTGGGAGATCCAGTATGGAATGACCATCACCATGTTCAGCCCACCAACGAGCCAGGCCCCCAGGGAAACAGCCGGGTTGTAGTGGCCTCCACtgcaggcagagagagggagagagacatctTTGGTCAGAGGAAGGCCTGGCAGAAAAGGGGCACTGGATCACCCCATTGCCTGTGGACAGAGAGCAAAACTCATAAAAGTGAAATGAAGGGTTAAAGATGACCACAGGTTTAACTTGATAAATTCTGTTTGAGACCTGACTTTCAAGAGTCAGCCTTGTGCTGAAGGTCTCAGGGGGGAAGCTGAAGCTCTCCATTTAGTTCCACGTAATTTCCGGAGTACGTTGTTCTGTGTGTTGATTTTTGTCATCATCgtctctaggtcaggggtgtcaaacttgatttcactgaggggcgcatcaggtttgtgtttgatcttggggtaccggggtggctgtggccagcatgacatcacatgtGTTGGGGGGTAGacatgtggtggcccaagtgctctgccagcaaaaatgggctcctgagctctgttttcggctgggatggccccctgcaaccctctgccaatgaaaacggagctcgggagggctgtgcgtggccctcacaagctctgtttCCCCTGGCAGAGGTatcgtgggccagtccttcactgtttccagggtggccccgcgagccagatctaagcaccccatgggccaaatgCAGCCCCTGGGCcttaggtttgacacccctgtgctaggtATACCTTATAGGAGAGAGTCCAGTCGAGTGTTACTCCAAGATGGGAATCACAGGGGAGTAAGTTGTTGTTTAAGTAGACTTTCGTCATCTACCTTGCCTCTCTGTGTAAATGGGGCACAGTATCCTCCCCTCAGTGTGGCTGCAGGGACCCACAACAAACTGCAGAGCACATCCTGGCTGACTCTAAACTGAAGGCATATGCTggtccagtatctgattttttaaaaaatcattattatttttgcttcaaTGGTGAGATGGCCTAGGCCTTGGTATTTGAAGAGAGATTTTTTAAGGTTTACGGTTTATGTTGCTTTACTAATCTAGGTGAAATATTAATAGAaattgctagtccatgtatgattATGCCATACagtcaatccatcaatcaataaAGCAtgcctgaaagaaagaaaatatcccAGGTGGGGGCTCCATTCAAAGGAAGAGCAATTCAGAGGAAGAGGACTGACATTGCAGCCCTGtcaatcaatgtttttcaagttgaggatgggtggacttcaacttccagaattccacagccagcaaagctgggagttgaagtccacccttctgcaacttgccatggttgagaaacagtggAGGATGGATCTTGAATCCAACTgacccctcttcttcctcctcctcctcttgtgcaCTCTAGCTTTCTCCATCGCTCCAGCATGGCTAACTTGACCACATCCCCTGACCAAACCGCATGGCTGTCCCTTCCTTCACCTGATATTCCCCAAGATGGCAATGGTCAGTCCCAGGGCCAACCCGTGAGCCAATGCCGGCTGCAGCCTCCCAGTGCCTTCTGAGTTCTCGATGACTGAAACGCAGCCGATGTAGATGAAGAAGGCCGAGCCCACCAGCTCCCCGATGCAAGGCTGCAGGTAGCGCTCGTACCAGTGGGGCTGGGCCGGGCCATGCTTGGCCTCCAGCTCAGGCTCTTTGAAAGACATCCGTCCAAATTCCAAGTCGGACATGGCTGGCCGATTctggaagacaaagattatgCCCTGGCATGCAAACATGTTCCCTGCCAGCCCGATGAGGTGGATGGAGGTTGACCCTGGAATGTGACAATGGGGCCTTAAATCTGTCTCGCTTGTCATTCCCCACAAGGCCACCTTGTTCTGGGTGCAGTGAGGCTTTGGCAGAGCTGTGTCCCCATTGCCCTCTTTACCCACCTCTGTTAACAGGCAGGGAAAGGAAACCCACATCCCCCCCCCTCTTGTCAACACTGCAGCCAGCCAGACTGATCAGGTCAAGATCtcaccctcctccccccccccccctctctccctctctctttcttttctctgtcttttttcctcagtctccttctctctcctctctttctcttctctttcttctctctctctcttttctgctccttctctctctctttccctcttcttccctcttccctcctctttctcttttctctctctctcttttatctgtctcctcttttttcctgtctccttctctttctcccctctttctctttcttctctctctctgtcttctttttcccatctgtctccttctttctctctcctccttttctctctcctctctctcctctttcttctctctctcttttcctctccttctctctctctctctctctctctctctctctctcccccaagaACAGAGCACAGAAGTCAAAGGTGGAACCAATCAGCCAAatgaaaaatcacaaaattggGCTGTGTGGCTGAGTTCACCCCAGGGATGCCCCACATTTGTTTTCTGCTGTAACCCAAAGCCACATATTCAGAACACCTTTGTAGGCCTCCAAAGAGGTAGACTTTCCCAGGGAGAAAGACCCCCAATGGCTCTACGATTCCCTGGTTCTCCCTTCACACCAAACCAGAAAGGGAGCTGCCGCGTTTTAGTTTAGGGTGCTGAATGAACCCGGCTCAAGTGTTTAATTCAGGGCTGAATGGGCTACTTGAAGGTTGGGTTAATTGGAGAGTCCAGGGAAGAGGGGAAGGTGGTTGTTGAATGGCAGCTGGACAAGggctgtttgtttgttgtttggttGGTTGCTTGGTTGCTTGGTTAATTGGTTGGCCTAATTGCTAAACTGCTCATCTtacctaagtgactctgggcagtttacagcaTCATAACGAAACCATACAAACACATAAAAGCTGAAAAGTTCACAAGGCAGCAGGGATGTCATCAAGTCTCGGGGCTGCGTCACACTTTTAGACCCCATGCTAATGGGCAAATCCAGGTCTCAACCCAAAAGCCAAAAGGATGGGGGCCTGCCTCTCTTTGGGGCGGGGGCTAGATGTTCTGAAGGGCCACAGCAGAGAAGACCTTCCCCCTTGATCCTTGCCTGATGGGATATGCTTGACGAGGTGGGATGAGAAAGCGGGATGAGATGTTGATGAGCTGCTTCTTAGAATGGGATGGCAAATAACGGCAGAGAGATGACCTCAGTCTTTCTCAATCCTGGCAGGTGAAGATGTGCAAATTTCAAgtggcaaggttgagaaagactgaatTAACTCATCGGTGGTTGAGAGCATGACGGCTGTATTTGCGGGCATAAGAGAACCCCAGAAAAATCACACTTCAAAgctcaaattcaattcaaaactCACCTTCTTGGCTATAACCTAAAATGACTTCTGGGCCACAGCATTCCCTagatgtctcaaaggtgctttttcaagaggtaactggaccttctggttcttctttgaagacatttcgctcctcaccaaagaagcttcctcagctctgactggatggtggggaattcactcagagctgaagaagcgtcttggatgagaagtgaaatgtcttcaagcaaaaacaaagacagtccagttgccttttgaaaaagcacctttgggacaaccatggcctggatgatggagaatctccatagacattgctgCGATGTTAACTTCACTCCACCACCCATCATCCACTACTATATTTATCAGATAAAATACACAATTTTTCAAAGTTCTATACAGTATAGTGCTGGGCAGAAGCATAGAGCTGATTGCAGGTCAAagcactcacacacacacgcatgcacacacacacctccattgTTAAAAGGGCAGAAAAGCCACCTCCAaattgcgccccttcctggaatCCTTTCCCCGCCCTGCTCAAATATGCACTACTAGACACCCCACAATAGGTGGGAGTACAATGGCCACTTTCTTGTGCAATTATTTGATCGTTCTGTGCTCTTTTTTTTGGCCCGATAATGTCTCCAGACTGGAGCTGTAGTGGTGGCCCCCAAAACTCCTCATGGCCCAAAGGTTTGGGGGATCTATTGGGCTGAAAGGGTCAGAGCAGAATCGGGCCCAGGTCTCTCTGGGTTTGCTTCCCAGAAGCAAGCAGAGCAACCTCCTCCCTGGGTCTCAAGGCACCCGAGGAATCCCTAGGGCAGGAGGCTCAGAAGGTGCTTGAATCAGTGAGGACTAGCATCTTCAGAGACACCTTCGGTGAGTGTATGAGCTTTCGAAGCTTGGTTTCTTGGCCCACAAGCTTCTTCTGGTCTACAATCTGATTTGATCCTTGTTGTCCAAGGCAGCCTCATAGGAGACCAGCTGCAAGACTGAGAGACACAACGGTCAGTTTGCTctaaaaaatactgtatataaatttgTATCcatatcaaaataaaatattggctTTAAAACATCCTATGACTCCCTCAAAAAAGAATCTGTACCTGACATTTAAGAATGGAAAACTATTCTCCAGTGATTATTGTATAAGAAATGGACTTTGGAATGAAATCCGACTTAGGAGAATGTTATCCAGAATCTCCTGGACCTTCTGTCCAAGGAAGAGTTCAGTGCCAGTCCATACTCAAAGTGGGAGGCAGTTCCTAAAGGATCAGGGACCCTGTGTTCCATCTCTGCTCATCATCGGCCAAGGAGAAACACATTTATTTCTGCAAAGCTCCTAATGAAAAAGTATTCCAAGAAAAGCATGAAGGAGTttcttgcttctcaaatattctTTTTTGCAATTCTCTGCTTTAACACTTTCAAAGGTATCCTACagatcagggatctccaaccttgacaactttaagcctggcggacttcagagttgaagtctgccaggcttaaagttgccaaggttggagacccctgctgtagacCATAGAATTTTTCATTTGTGGTCAGGCCAATTTCTTCTTAGCTACTTCAAGTATTTGAAAACCAGAGTGGGGCTTTGAGGAAAGGTGGCTTGCCTGTTCCCTTCTGGATGGAAGCTTCCTTCTCCTGGAGACCCCACACCTGCCCCCAACTGTTGCAGGACTCACCCAAGTCTCTCCGCTCCTGGCTGCAGCTGCACGACGGCTTCACCCTGGGAGAGCAGTGACTTCTCTCACTGGGCTGTCCACAGCTCCTCTGGCTGACCGGCCCCTTTGGCAGGAGAAGCACCTTTCTTATCTCCCGAGAATATTGGCACCCTCCCCACTGATCGGGGGCGTGGGAGAAGGGTGACAAAAGTGCAGTCaggccaaaaggggaggggaggggccgttccagccagctggggaagaaGAGCTATTTGCTCTTCATGGGTGCTGAGTTCAAGCTTTCATTTTGGAAGCCTCTGCCAGATCTGGGTGCCAGCCTAGGCCAAGTATAGGGCGTAGACTCACTAAGAGCTGGCTGAGAAACACTCCTTCCTCGGTGCATCTGTGGCTTTCAAAGAAAGGCAGTCACTGCATAAGCGAGGACGACGTGGGCATGCCTGCCTCTCCTAAAAGAGGTGGCACCACCGGTGCCCTCAAAGCTTCGCCTCTCTTGAAAGCGACAGAGGCAGTCACCCTCTCCGGATGGgaggactttgactcccagaattcctcagcggCCCATCCAGGCAGGAATTCTGGGCACTGTCGCCCTATCCTTTGGGAATGCGCCAGCATAAAAAGCACTGATAACAGGGTGGCCTTGAGCATGTACAGAGGGCGTTTGCATTGAGTTTGCCTGGGAGTCAAGGTGGGATTCAAATCGGCTGCCTCTGAAAGGCAGGCAAAACCAGTCCCTGCTGTTGCATAAAGACACCTGTGCTCACCTGCAATTAACGCCTCTGTTGTGCCATCCCTGGGCAGAGAATTGAGCTCCGAGGCCTCCTCCACTCAGGTGCTCAAAGCAGAGAGAATGGTGAGCAAACAGTTCCTGGCAGATCCAACAAAGGACGGATCCTGTGGGCTTTGCCCCCTTGTGCAGTAAGTGGGAGCAGCGTGTCTTTTGTGGGGAGTCCTCTGGGCTGCAGAGATGATCTCTGCAAAGATGCACCAGAGCCGGAAAGGGAGGCATCACTAAGATGACAGATGAGGCGCTGATTGGAAGCATCTCTCCAGCACAGTCTCCCCATTGCAGTGGCCCTCAGCCAGCCTTTCCCAGGCTGGCCCCTGTCAGAGCTCTGACAAGGAACCCCACTCCCTAGGCAGGATGGACACAGTGGGAACCCTGTTGGGGCAATCTGATCCCAGGCCGATTTGGGGATCATTCGAATGATATTTTATATACTGCGGTTCAGCCTCCACATTGGGCTGCGTCTCATGGCGAGCCGATGCCAAGGATTTTGAGCAATTGGTAAATGTTTAGTTAATCAGCAGACTGGCATGGCACAATCAGGCTTCTAGACGTACCCAGATCAGCAACTGCCAGTTACAGAAGCCCAAGAGCCACACAACTGGATGAGATCCAGAGTGTCTGTTTCTGCCACAGCACCAGGGAACTTTGCTTTCGTTCAGGGAACAAATGCCTATCCAACGTCCATCTCTTGGGAGGACCTGTGGAATTGGGGTCCACAGCCACTGACGAGGGTCTCAATGAGCAGCACTTCTGGATTTGATGAGGAGAGACTGGATGTGTGCCCCCTCGCCCCAGGGGGTGGGGAAGACCAACATTCCCCTCCACTCTCAGCCACCAAGACTTCCTGGGAGCCTTTGGGCCATCCCTCCTCTCGGATGGGAGCCAACCTCACAGGGGTTCTGTGGTGGGGGGAAAGCAGGGGAGGCAGGTACTGTCTCCCCCAGAAGACCCTGGAAGAAAGGCAGACGATCAATCTACTGAATGAATaactaagtaaaataaaaagaaaatagatttgCAGGAAGGGTTTCAAAAAACGCTTAAGAGCCAGAACTTCTGATCCTCGGGCCAGCAATAAAATGAGCAAGATTTACAAAGGATTTTGAGTTAGAAGGACATTCTGAAAGAGCTGGATTATCACCAGCTTGCCCCCcccatctctttccctctctcctttcctctctccctttctctctctctctctccttccccctcaagGAAAAAGACCGGGAGGTATGCAGGGCTGCAACCTGCCTGT from Thamnophis elegans isolate rThaEle1 chromosome 14, rThaEle1.pri, whole genome shotgun sequence includes:
- the AQP8 gene encoding aquaporin-8 — translated: MSDLEFGRMSFKEPELEAKHGPAQPHWYERYLQPCIGELVGSAFFIYIGCVSVIENSEGTGRLQPALAHGLALGLTIAILGNISGGHYNPAVSLGAWLVGGLNMVMVIPYWISQLCGGMIGAGLAKVTTMWERYENATGGAFTALTSDHQLPAAVVGEIVMTMFLVMAVCMGAINEKTKSPLAPFCIGFTVTVDILAGGAVSGACMNPARAFGPAVAANHWDYHWVYWVGPMGAALLVGALIRFLIGDSKTRFFLK